The genomic interval TACTAGCAACACCAACACCTTCTTCTCTTGATTATATACTTGCCTCAACTGATCGGCAGTGATGTTTGTCCGGTATCGAACAGGGTAGAATTTGTCTAGAGCCTGGAGAACCAAATGATGAGGATTGCTTCCAGGACCGCTCCCTCGAGCCTTGTCGTTGTTGTACTCGCCAAAATCGATCTGGAAAATTTTGTAGATGATATTGTCTCTTTCCAACGATCTGGAACCTGTTTTAGGCGCGGTGAAAAAATACCTGAGCCATCAGGGAAGCTAGCTCGAAAGCGAGCTCCCGGTTCACCGGAAACTTGCCCTGCACCACCTGCTGGTTCACCTGGTAGCACAGAAGAAGCCTCTCCCTGTCGGTCTCCATCTTAGCCGCCTGACGCCAGTAACACCTTGACTTGTAGGTTAACTGCACTAGCCTGGTGTTCTCGAATTTCCCTAAACCCTTCTCCCTTAAAGCAGTCTCCCATTTCGAGATTATATCGCAGAGCTGCAACACAGACCATCAATTAACATTTCAAGCAGACAACAAATTAACGTCTAACATCTGcggattttaatggaaaataaaaattgtctgtatatATTATCAGACAAAGAAACTACAAACACATTAATTTCCCTCTTTAACCATTTTAATCGGTTAAAAATAATGCAATAACATTTTGAAATTCGTCAAATATTTTTACCATTCTGCATTTGATCTACATatacatttttgtcatgaacgcaTGAACTCCGCATTGcaattatgaatttttcatcgaaTACCTTCGCCTGAAGATCGATAAAGTGCTCCAGGTCCTTCTCGATCGGGTCGTCGCTGAACAACGTGAAACCGGACTGGTGAACGTCTCGACAGCCGATCTCCTGGTTCAAGGTGTTCAGGAACTCCTCTATCGTGGTGCTGCCGTCGAAGCCGACGACCTGGtaggttccatttaaaaaatgaacggGTATCGAGTGCGGCAGGGAGTGATGGTAAGGGTTCTTCATCAGGATCGACAGGACCTCCATCCTGGAGGGTTTCACCTCCCTGCCACCGTTCTGCAGAGTCCTTTCCAGCGCTCTTTCGCAGTACGCCGCGTACTTGCCGCATTCCGTCCTatagaataacaaaaaaaaaaacaaacagttCAAATCCCATTAATCTGCTTCTGAAGGAAAAGCGAAAAATTACGTAAGGAATGACTATCATCCGTTTAGAGTTAATGTCTCTAGCTTTATATAGGGTGGAGCATTTAGAATAATTTTGGCAATAACGACGGGAAGAAAAATGCTAGGTCTCAAGAGGATTATTTATTTCGGTATAAAACCACACCGTTAATTTTGCAATAAGAATTCTTCTTCATTTGAAATTGTTCGCTAGATATTTACtattagaacaaggttacgttcgctcttagtgcgacggacctgccctctataacaaAGCTGAACGAAGCCAAGGGTTGGTtccaatttggcatggaattttggctgcaaactttgcactcaattCGCGATCCATCTGTCTCCGAATTTGactaggaatttgtcgacaaattttggtgccaaatATATACAAAATGGGGACCAAATTCTGTTCTacgcagggtttggtaccaaatgggCAAGTCTTCTGCTCGCAAAGTGTGGCGCAAACACTGCGCTAAATTGGTTCaaacagcatttggctaactgccggtttcacattttttattttacaattattgagattataaaacgaaaatgaTTCGACAAATTTCTCTCTTCAAGCacatattgtaataaaaattgcaccaaATGTAAACAAACACAGCCTTGTAATTTTACAAGGTAAAACATTTGAATCGCTTTTAGTGCTTGGCAGGATTAGCGTTGAGTTAACTATATTCCGATAGCGCGTTTCAAGACGAATACGAGGACGTATATTATGAAGGTCGGTCAAGGTCAACAGGTGTGTATTAAATGCTCCACGCTGTGGAGGTTCTTAGCTGGGAGAAATGTATTCTTGTTAACTGCTGATGGAGTGAAGGGAGTTGACGAGGGTGAAGCGGTACTCACTTGGTGTCGGCGTTCCTCTGCAGGTGTAGCTTCAGGTACCAGAGTAGTCGATTGTTCCTCGGTAGGAATAGCGAGACGGCGAGGGCTAGCAGCTGCCACCCCTGGATAAGAACGTACTGGGCGGGGTTAGTTTTGCAGTCCAGAATCGTAGACGTAGAGTGGCCCTGCGTGAGCGGAGGACTGTGAGAAGTGGAGGCCGTCGATTGCGCGTCCGCATTTTCACCGCTGCCATTTGCCGCGGGACTTTGCGTATCGCAGGTGAACAGCGATTGCGTGGCGCAGAGGAGGAGCTGCTGCAATGGTATGCTGGCATACTACTACGTTCCCTGGATCGAACCAGACCTAATCTACTACGTTCTTTTTCTCAATTGACCACCGCGCCACTGTCCTCGtatatctatgtatatatatctctctctctttctctctctccctctctttcgctTCTTCGTTAAAAATCGTCACGCACCTCTCTCACTTCGGAGATTTTCGCGGAATCAATGTAATTCAGAATTAATCATCCTCTCTCGTTCATTCAACAAAGGGAGGGAACCAAATGTACTGTTCTCTTTCCTCGACTATTGGGACACTCGTGAACGTCATACACGTCTGTTAGTAATGTAAAGCAATCGAAATCGGACCGTTAAACGCATCAACTCTCCATGTTGTGTTAAtcacagaaaaaaaaagaagaaaaaaaaaacgaaaaacgcaTGGACCGTCAACAATCCGAATGAATCACGAACAATGTGGATGAGAGAAGCGTTGTTTGATTTTTCGGCTCTTCGTTTTCGTGCGAGGATCCAGCTCGATGGCCGTTTTCCGAAAGCGTTTCGTTCGACGATCGTGCTTCGGTGAAAACGATCTCcagcgaacgaaacgcgttctttgattttgattcAGCTTTTTTTTCCCGATCGTTTCCCGAATGCTCCACACATATCGTTCAAAGATAATGCGGCTCCGCATTATCGGAGACGGTTCGTGGAGACTCGTGCACGAttgtgatttttcttttttttttcttttttttttcttttttttttccacgaCGGACGTGTTCGAATCTGCAAGGATTCTATAGGTTCCGTGGATTCCTTAATTAGACCGTCTTATGAGACCGGCATGATCAAAACGACTAAGTTCTCTAAGCAGCATTCAAAACAGAGAATATCGTAATCAGCTATTCAGCAAAAAAACGTTACGGAaacagaaagaaaaaatcaaTCTATAAAAAGATGTTTATCTGTGTGTGGTTTCTTATGTACACCAACATACCATTCTGCAAGTGTGTGTGCCGCAGAACGTATTTTGACAAAGGCAACCGGAATATAGATGTATGTATAATGCATACTAGTTTTACTTTCGTTTCGAATTGTCTGTTCGTGCCGGATCGCAAAAAACCGGGCGCATGACCGCGTGATCGATGCATCGATGAGTGATCGATGAATGGATGCTTTGCAGAgcgattttgttaatttttttacttgatCGTGAGAGGAGATGAATTGTCGAAATATGTTCGGCTCACATGATAGGGTGGTCATCAGGGTATAGGTGATCGGGTATTcatgtataaatattaaaacgtacgcaattaattgaaaatcaacaacaaaaaaaaaaaaaaagaaaagaaaagaaaagaaaaaatgaaaaataaacgaaaGAAAAAGGAATAGAAGAGAACGATGTAAGAAAACTGAAAcgcaaaaatatagaaaaagaaGAACTGAACGTTCGACGTTCCGCCTATACGAACAGAACCAATGAAGAATTGGAAGAAAAGGCATGCGATTTGTCAAGAGTAGCCTAGGAAGAGCACACGTAAAGCagcaaatgaaaatgaaatgtgaatgaatgttaaaactaaaaattctttctcatttgTTAAAAGGACTTCGTCAAGTATTATGGTTTCGGTACGGACCAGCGGACGAACGACAAGTGGTTGTATTAATTAGTTAGTCTCCTCGAGAATACAGTACAAAACAACAGGGAAAAATAGACAAAACCAAACAGTTCACCGTTCTACGTCAACAAGATTATCCGTATAATACTTGACTAAGCGTAGACCCGATGTACCATTTCTTCGACACAGAATCAACGAACGCGATCATTCGACTTCAATGTCATTGCAATAGTGTTCCAAATACACGAGACCTCGAAACAGCGTACCCTTGCAGCAGTCTTTGCCAAAGGGACCCCTGAGTGTAACCGAGAAGGTtttaacaacaacaacaaagttTCTTCTTCAAAATGATAACAAAAGCATCTCCTGATTATTCAATGTTTCATGGACAGTTTAAATTAACAGCGGGCCAACTCGGTGCATCAATCCGATCGAggacagtaaaaataaaaatgtgcttaacactaggttttcgGAACACAGAacgtgactattttacattactttataaaaataacatacatccctttataaaataatatatacccaaagaaatagattcgttgaatattttaaaaatattggaacccgtCGAAGTTACTCGCCAGATAAAATAGTTAATATCATGTAAAACTACCCCCATCTTCAGCCAGCTAGGGTGcgcgattaaaatgatatttttagaaaagttaTGAGTTTGGTAAACACTGAGAGGCTGCACGGGTTCGAGGCAATGTTTTCTGTTTTTTCGATAGTGCGCATCGACCGTTGGTTGCGAAAATGGTACAGGGTTCAGAgtgtttgttaaacaataagcAGGACTTACAACGCGCGCAGTACCCAGCGACACAAGTCTGGCGGCCTTTTTTACCTGTACGCCCAAACGGTGTTGCGTGTGACGACTTGTCTGCTTTACCAGTGCACAAATGAATTCAGATTGCAGCTCAGGCTGGTCTAAGCATTGTTGCAACGCATTTTGCGCTAGTACCACATGGTAGTCTATGCCTGCTTGCTCCACGGCCACCGACATGAACAATTGACATGCCTGCGAAAACAATATCTCATCAATCTCTTGCAAACAAATATATGCGCTAGCTCTTGGATGACATTGACCACTAACATTTCAAAACATTTCATTGTTCAATGCCCATTATGCCTTCAAGGCTAATACTAAATTACTGGTGTTGATTTAACCAGGATGTCTATGTACACAGTGTGTTACACTCAAGTGAAGTCCCTTGTAAATCTAGGGTTAACACGTGGGAATCCGCATGGATCTAGCCACGGCTAGTATGAACTCGTTTAGAGGATTTGTCTTCCAAGAGTTAAGTAGTACAAGGACACATAGTAACCTTGAACAGCTTGATAGCCTCGGTCTGCAAGGCCTCGGACGTCAAGCTGGTCAGTGGGCTAGTGATGTTTTCTTTGGTGTGGAGCAGCAACGGGTGTCTCCAAAGAACGCAACTAGGATCCCCGTCGGTTTCCATCAGTCTTTGCACCAGTTGCTCGTACTGAGTTCCGGCGCTGGGCCCGCCTCCGGAGACCACCGTCAAGTGGTACAACCAATTGTCTTTGTCTTGTTTGTGTGGCATCAGCAAGTAGGTCGGGCCTTGGTGGGTGGGAAAGATACCGATCGTTCTCTCGTGGGGACACTCGGCGTCCCTTTCCTCGCTGTCGCTGTCGGACACGTGCTCGACCTCCTCCACCCTCGCGTCCCTCATGTTTATTTGTCCAATAGGATTCTAATAAAAACATACAACTGTACAAACTGGACAATTTAACAGCTCGAAAGTTCCAAAGACTAGAACACTTACCGTATCGTTAGGGCACTTAAAGTAAAGGAACATTTTTCCAATGAGGACGCACCAGCACTTCTTCGCGTGCCCGTTCTTCACCTTGGTCAGCCAGCCCTGTATCGTCGGCTTGTTGTCCTCTTTGCTGAGCAGGAGTTTCGTCGCGTTCCGCCTCTGTACATTCTGCAGAACCCTGATCCAGTCTTCCATCGTCGCTATGCAATCCGCAGTCAGGTAGTAGGTTTTCTTTCCTGTGGCTATCTCGAACGTTGCCGCGCCTTCTGCCCTGTTTATCCTGTCCAGGAAATCAGAACAAATTGTAAATTCGCTGGTCGAAGTGGTAGAGAATGCCATACGATTTATAGAAGATTACCTGCACACTTCGTCCAGCACGATCTGGCCCTGAGGTTTCCTGTTCACGTCGTTCTGACTCTTCCAGTAAGTTAACACCCCGTTCTTCAAGACGAACCACCTCTTCCGCCACGTTTTCAGCTTTCCACCGAGCTTCGCCAGGTGGCCGGTCTTCTCCAACGATTCTTGCCTCTTCGGGCTCTCACCGGAAACGCGCATTAGAAGACTGGGCATGCTGGACTCCAGGGAAGTTGAGCTCAATGCGTCCGGGGGTATCGCGTAGTCC from Halictus rubicundus isolate RS-2024b chromosome 2, iyHalRubi1_principal, whole genome shotgun sequence carries:
- the LOC143365523 gene encoding uncharacterized protein CG43867 isoform X11 is translated as MTESSAKPRKPLGLAQNRLTVRMMEERLVKGEYCLSTSGVGSPPHSLPSTSGTQNDKIEDVHCACISKLETQVEEQRQLRLQDARQVEAKAARIKEWVTNKLRELEQQNQHLREQNNKCNQQLELLRNHITNIGLKPPAPTRASLSLEVDPTLRRRSESLEGTPQAVPESVQTAVAEPQAGTKHRRHLSACGTIQRGIPATNMDSSLLSEELAAAVENLVMLPNIPGVSETSRDSGSSEAVHDYAEIYTPSREGMNWTQSAQGPRPPTPPLHRFPSWEAKIYQVADGGLGIGPPTNEESAPSTMTNTTSSSKHSQATGHNLTAHNSQGYCDISVPVYATVKGRASQIRSMPFGDSSDDSSDGEDHPNQTETNTRITNSSSDNTDSSLGSGSSPSKSVKTTSSLSPAKRSSSGSPSKSVKRDTSLESGLSEDYAIPPDALSSTSLESSMPSLLMRVSGESPKRQESLEKTGHLAKLGGKLKTWRKRWFVLKNGVLTYWKSQNDVNRKPQGQIVLDEVCRINRAEGAATFEIATGKKTYYLTADCIATMEDWIRVLQNVQRRNATKLLLSKEDNKPTIQGWLTKVKNGHAKKCWCVLIGKMFLYFKCPNDTNPIGQINMRDARVEEVEHVSDSDSEERDAECPHERTIGIFPTHQGPTYLLMPHKQDKDNWLYHLTVVSGGGPSAGTQYEQLVQRLMETDGDPSCVLWRHPLLLHTKENITSPLTSLTSEALQTEAIKLFKACQLFMSVAVEQAGIDYHVVLAQNALQQCLDQPELQSEFICALVKQTSRHTQHRLGVQVKKAARLVSLGTARVQLLLCATQSLFTCDTQSPAANGSGENADAQSTASTSHSPPLTQGHSTSTILDCKTNPAQYVLIQGWQLLALAVSLFLPRNNRLLWYLKLHLQRNADTKTECGKYAAYCERALERTLQNGGREVKPSRMEVLSILMKNPYHHSLPHSIPVHFLNGTYQVVGFDGSTTIEEFLNTLNQEIGCRDVHQSGFTLFSDDPIEKDLEHFIDLQAKLCDIISKWETALREKGLGKFENTRLVQLTYKSRCYWRQAAKMETDRERLLLCYQVNQQVVQGKFPVNRELAFELASLMAQIDFGEYNNDKARGSGPGSNPHHLVLQALDKFYPVRYRTNITADQLRELQERLQEKWISLKGRSVLDCVRIYLTCTRKWPFFGATLYQAKLKQGEPITVWIAVSEDSVTLLELQTMAVMCRYNYANIVTFGGCLDDFMLVACPDEGAAEQKLLFALSKPKILEITLLIADYMNALGHALPGTPQMNTLTRNGSHRSIKSTLRPTTVILESGSSCLPTQPDILKSTPDHQRP
- the LOC143365523 gene encoding uncharacterized protein CG43867 isoform X12 produces the protein MMEERLVKGEYCLSTSGVGSPPHSLPSTSGTQNDKIEDVHCACISKLETQVEEQRQLRLQDARQVEAKAARIKEWVTNKLRELEQQNQHLREQNNKCNQQLELLRNHITNIGLKPPAPTRASLSLEVDPTLRRRSESLEGTPQAVPESVQTAVAEPQAGTKHRRHLSACGTIQRGIPATNMDSSLLSEELAAAVENLVMLPNIPGVSETSRDSGSSEAVHDYAEIYTPSREGMNWTQSAQGPRPPTPPLHRFPSWEAKIYQVADGGLGIGPPTNEESAPSTMTNTTSSSKHSQATGHNLTAHNSQGYCDISVPVYATVKGRASQIRSMPFGDSSDDSSDGEDHPNQTETNTRITNSSSDNTDSSLGSGSSPSKSVKTTSSLSPAKRSSSGSPSKSVKRDTSLESGLSEDYAIPPDALSSTSLESSMPSLLMRVSGESPKRQESLEKTGHLAKLGGKLKTWRKRWFVLKNGVLTYWKSQNDVNRKPQGQIVLDEVCRINRAEGAATFEIATGKKTYYLTADCIATMEDWIRVLQNVQRRNATKLLLSKEDNKPTIQGWLTKVKNGHAKKCWCVLIGKMFLYFKCPNDTNPIGQINMRDARVEEVEHVSDSDSEERDAECPHERTIGIFPTHQGPTYLLMPHKQDKDNWLYHLTVVSGGGPSAGTQYEQLVQRLMETDGDPSCVLWRHPLLLHTKENITSPLTSLTSEALQTEAIKLFKACQLFMSVAVEQAGIDYHVVLAQNALQQCLDQPELQSEFICALVKQTSRHTQHRLGVQVKKAARLVSLGTARVQLLLCATQSLFTCDTQSPAANGSGENADAQSTASTSHSPPLTQGHSTSTILDCKTNPAQYVLIQGWQLLALAVSLFLPRNNRLLWYLKLHLQRNADTKTECGKYAAYCERALERTLQNGGREVKPSRMEVLSILMKNPYHHSLPHSIPVHFLNGTYQVVGFDGSTTIEEFLNTLNQEIGCRDVHQSGFTLFSDDPIEKDLEHFIDLQAKLCDIISKWETALREKGLGKFENTRLVQLTYKSRCYWRQAAKMETDRERLLLCYQVNQQVVQGKFPVNRELAFELASLMAQIDFGEYNNDKARGSGPGSNPHHLVLQALDKFYPVRYRTNITADQLRELQERLQEKWISLKGRSVLDCVRIYLTCTRKWPFFGATLYQAKLKQGEPITVWIAVSEDSVTLLELQTMAVMCRYNYANIVTFGGCLDDFMLVACPDEGAAEQKLLFALSKPKILEITLLIADYMNALGHALPGTPQMNTLTRNGSHRSIKSTLRPTTVILESGSSCLPTQPDILKSTPDHQRP
- the LOC143365523 gene encoding uncharacterized protein CG43867 isoform X10; the encoded protein is MVQPVRTENNNPALDMESLEEMLRKLSELEQRVLEAEGRADEAEDKVRMMEERLVKGEYCLSTSGVGSPPHSLPSTSGTQNDKIEDVHCACISKLETQVEEQRQLRLQDARQVEAKAARIKEWVTNKLRELEQQNQHLREQNNKCNQQLELLRNHITNIGLKPPAPTRASLSLEVDPTLRRRSESLEGTPQAVPESVQTAVAEPQAGTKHRRHLSACGTIQRGIPATNMDSSLLSEELAAAVENLVMLPNIPGVSETSRDSGSSEAVHDYAEIYTPSREGMNWTQSAQGPRPPTPPLHRFPSWEAKIYQVADGGLGIGPPTNEESAPSTMTNTTSSSKHSQATGHNLTAHNSQGYCDISVPVYATVKGRASQIRSMPFGDSSDDSSDGEDHPNQTETNTRITNSSSDNTDSSLGSGSSPSKSVKTTSSLSPAKRSSSGSPSKSVKRDTSLESGLSEDYAIPPDALSSTSLESSMPSLLMRVSGESPKRQESLEKTGHLAKLGGKLKTWRKRWFVLKNGVLTYWKSQNDVNRKPQGQIVLDEVCRINRAEGAATFEIATGKKTYYLTADCIATMEDWIRVLQNVQRRNATKLLLSKEDNKPTIQGWLTKVKNGHAKKCWCVLIGKMFLYFKCPNDTNPIGQINMRDARVEEVEHVSDSDSEERDAECPHERTIGIFPTHQGPTYLLMPHKQDKDNWLYHLTVVSGGGPSAGTQYEQLVQRLMETDGDPSCVLWRHPLLLHTKENITSPLTSLTSEALQTEAIKLFKACQLFMSVAVEQAGIDYHVVLAQNALQQCLDQPELQSEFICALVKQTSRHTQHRLGVQVKKAARLVSLGTARVQLLLCATQSLFTCDTQSPAANGSGENADAQSTASTSHSPPLTQGHSTSTILDCKTNPAQYVLIQGWQLLALAVSLFLPRNNRLLWYLKLHLQRNADTKTECGKYAAYCERALERTLQNGGREVKPSRMEVLSILMKNPYHHSLPHSIPVHFLNGTYQVVGFDGSTTIEEFLNTLNQEIGCRDVHQSGFTLFSDDPIEKDLEHFIDLQAKLCDIISKWETALREKGLGKFENTRLVQLTYKSRCYWRQAAKMETDRERLLLCYQVNQQVVQGKFPVNRELAFELASLMAQIDFGEYNNDKARGSGPGSNPHHLVLQALDKFYPVRYRTNITADQLRELQERLQEKWISLKGRSVLDCVRIYLTCTRKWPFFGATLYQAKLKQGEPITVWIAVSEDSVTLLELQTMAVMCRYNYANIVTFGGCLDDFMLVACPDEGAAEQKLLFALSKPKILEITLLIADYMNALGHALPGTPQMNTLTRNGSHRSIKSTLRPTTVILESGSSCLPTQPDILKSTPDHQRP